One window of Salvelinus fontinalis isolate EN_2023a chromosome 19, ASM2944872v1, whole genome shotgun sequence genomic DNA carries:
- the LOC129817014 gene encoding ADP-ribosylation factor-like protein 6, protein MGLLDKLSGWLGLKKKEVNVLCLGLDNSGKTTIINQLKPSNTQTQDIVPTIGFNIEQFKSSSLSFTVFDMSGQSRYRNLWEHYYKESHAIIFVIDSGDKLRIVVAKEELDTLLNHQDICSRRIPVLLFANKSDLREAMSSVKVSQLLCLENINDKPWHICASNPVKGEGLQEGVDWLQGT, encoded by the exons ATGGGCCTGTTAGATAAACTGTCGGGATGGCTGGGTCTGAAGAAGAAAGAAGTGAACGTGTTGTGTTTGGGACTGGACAACAGCGGGAAAACCACCATCATCAACCAACTCAAACCCAGTAAT ACCCAGACACAAGACATTGTCCCAACTATTGGCTTCAATATAGAACAATTTAAGAGTTCAAG TTTGTCTTTCACAGTGTTTGACATGTCTGGTCAGAGCAGATATAGAAACCTATGGGAACATTACTACAA AGAGAGTCACGCAATCATATTTGTCATCGATAGTGGAGACAAGTTACGAATTGTCGTTGCCAAAGAGGAGCTTGATACTCTTCTCAATCACCAAg ACATCTGCAGTAGGAGGATCCCTGTGCTGCTCTTTGCTAATAAGAGTGATCTGAGAGAAGCCATGTCTTCAGTCAAAGTCTCTCAGCTGCTCTGTCTGGAGAACATCAACGACAAGCCCTGGCACATCTG TGCCAGTAATCCTGTAAAAGGAGAGGGCCTACAGGAGGGGGTGGACTGGCTACAAGGTACATAA